Sequence from the Syntrophaceae bacterium genome:
GCCCGTTATCTGGGAGCGGAACCGGCGGAACCGGAATTCTTCCTGCATGTCCCGGAGGAAAGCCGGACTCGTGCTGAGGCCCTGCTGCGGGAAGGCGGCGTGGACCCGGAAGCTCCTTTCGCCGTCCTGAGCCCGATGTCCTACGCCGGCGAGACCCGGCTGTGGGAGGACGACCGGTTTGCAGCGCTGGGGGATCGCATCCGACTGGAGCTGGGCCGGGCGGTGGTGCTCACGGGCCACGAGACAGGAGGAAGCATCGGCCGCATCACGACGGCCATGGAAACGAAGGCTCTGAACCTGGAAAACCGGACAACCCTCAAGGAACTGGCTCACTTGTATCGGCGAGCTGCTGTCGTAGTGACCCCCGACTCGGGTCCCATGCACATCGCCGCTGCAGTGGGAACGCCCGTAGTGGCCCTCTTCGGCGCCTCGGAGCCCGCTCGGACGGGTCCCTACGGCAGAATCCACACGGTGATCAGGGCGGACCTGCCCTGCAGCCCCTGCTTCAAGAAGACCTGCGACACCCGCCAGTGCATGAAGGACATAACGGTTGATATGGTCCTGGAAGCGGTCCGGGAATACATGGGTCCGAAGGATGCCAGATGAGGATGCGAACGCGGGGCCGAACCCGTTTCCTATTCCTGCTGTCCGCCCTGGTGCTGGTATGGAGTGGCGGCGGAGCAGGCGATGTGTACGCCGACGACTCCCATCGTCAACCCGACGGGATCGCATCTGTCGCACCGGCAGCCAAGGGAAGAATCCGGATGGGAGGCGTGTGCATCCGCTCCAGCCAGTGGATCAGCGTGGGCGAAACGGGGTTCCGCCCCGACCAGACGCTCGTTCCGGGAAGCCCAGCCAGGGAAAAACCGCCGGCGTCCCCTCCGAAGGACGAATATCGGGAACCGGCATCATCGCCCGGCACCGGGACACCGTCGTTTTCGGAAACGAACCTGAACCGCATTGAATTCCCCGTCCGGCTTTCCGAGGCGGGTATGCTGGGAGGCTTCGGGGTTGGCAGGATCCCGGAGGGACGCTATGAGCCGATCCTGATGGCGGCACACTTCGGTCTCGACGCCAACCGATTCCTGAACCTTCCCGAAATGCACCGGGGACGGTTCACGTTATTCGTCGAACCCCGATTCACCCCTCTCCACGAGCCGTCAGGGGATTATGAGCTGGGAATCGGGCTCGGGATTCAATATGTCTATCCGGTCTTCCGGAACCTGTTCTTCTACACGGCGGTGTCCTGTGGCCCCCATTTCATTTCCGTTCACACGGAGCAGCAGGCCAGGGGTTTCGTCATCGACAGTGAGGCTGGGGGCGGATTCTATCTCTCCCTCGGCAGTGGCTCCGCGCTGAACATCGGCTATCGGATCCGCCACCTTTCCAACGGCGGCATCAGGACTCCGAATACGGGCATCAACAACCATTTCCTGGTCGTCGGGTACTCGATGTTCCTGGATGTACCGGAAGAGAAAGAGAGGAACGAATGACCATCAGCAAGGAACTTCTGGAGATACTGGCCTGTCCGCAATGCAAGGGCGACATCCGGCTCAACGAGGCTGGTGACGGTCTGATCTGTGACGCCTGCAGACTGCTTTACGAGATCCGGAACGGCATCCCCATCATGCTGATCGACGAAGCAAAGCGCCTTCTGTGAGGATTGCCCTGCCCGCGGGGAATTCAGCGGGTGATGCGGGAAATGACGAACAGGGCGACGATGACCATGATGCCGATGGCCCCGCCGACCAGAACACCCACCTGCCCCATCTCGCTCAACCCCCCGTACCAGGCCGCAAACCGGTCGGTGTACTGGGCAACGAACGCGTTCAGAATATCCGTATATTCACTGATTTTCTCAAGCATACACACTCCCGGCACGATTCTTTCGTCGTTCCGTCAAACCGGATATGGATACCAAGGCACCGCCGTTCCCCGGGAAGAGAAGACTCGACATTCCTTTTAGCACATCCACACGAGCGAGACAAACAGGAGTCCTCTTGGTTCGGCGTCTCCTGACGCACGGCCCGTTGCAGACTGCCACCCATACGCTCCGGCCAAGCCGTCCATCGTCTCCCGTCTGCCTCCGATCACGGATGGAGCAGGTCGACATCCATGAAGCGGCCGTCCCGAAGGGATTGCCGCCCCAGCCGGAAGGCCACCTCTTCCCGAAATATCGGGCCGTCAAAAACAAAGGTATGGAACTCTC
This genomic interval carries:
- a CDS encoding Trm112 family protein; this encodes MTISKELLEILACPQCKGDIRLNEAGDGLICDACRLLYEIRNGIPIMLIDEAKRLL
- the waaF gene encoding lipopolysaccharide heptosyltransferase II encodes the protein MNILLVKLSSIGDVVHTLPSLAVLRNRYPEAHITWVVEEESLDILQGNPKIDRILVSGRKRWAHRLREGRDIGETFGEIRRFLRDLRDRPYDVIIDFMGLLKSAILVFASRGSRKIGYDSMQEMSGLFYNEKIPEDMGKHAVDRYLDFARYLGAEPAEPEFFLHVPEESRTRAEALLREGGVDPEAPFAVLSPMSYAGETRLWEDDRFAALGDRIRLELGRAVVLTGHETGGSIGRITTAMETKALNLENRTTLKELAHLYRRAAVVVTPDSGPMHIAAAVGTPVVALFGASEPARTGPYGRIHTVIRADLPCSPCFKKTCDTRQCMKDITVDMVLEAVREYMGPKDAR